CACTACCGGCGTGCCGTTCAATTCCACCAGACGACAACTAACAACGGTCTCAATACCCACAACAACCGTTTCAACAAATCGGACATACTGAAAATACGGAATACTCAGAAACTCAACAGTTTCATACTCCCAGGTCCTACCGTTCTTGTACTGCGCGATGACTTCGGACACACCTTTCGGGCCACTACGCAGCTCTGCACGGGTCATCCCTTGGGGGTCGGTATACGTTTGATAACGCAAGAATTCACCGAGAGTCGCACCCCACTCAATGGCACGATCAACTCCCCTATTGCCATAGTCATCGACCACCGTGACCGAGAAATAAATCGGTTCAAGCTTGTTGGCAAGAGCTGTCGAAGGCCCATACTCACCATCAATGAGGTGTAAAGAGTCCTCATCACAATCAATCACCACTACTGGCGCCATCAACTTCTCGCCCAGCCCGTAATACGCGACCATATGGGCAATACCCATGACGTTACCGCTTTGCAGGGTATTCGAGGTTTGCCCGTTCTCGTCGGTAATGGTTGTACGCTGATCCAGCTCACCCAGATCAGTCGTCCAGGTGACGGTGACACCGTCTAATGGCTCATCCATGAAGTCTCGCAAGGTAATAGTGTACGTCGCATCATCGCCCTCACGCTGGGCCACCAGATAATCCGGAGTCACGGTGATCACACTGGAATGACTTTGACCGACCTCGCCAACCGCGCTGGCGGGCGGAACTTCGGTCAGGCAACTGAGTGCCAGCTCCGCCGCCTGGCGGTAGCGCTCGGTCGAAGTAGTCGGCGTCAGTTCATGCAGTGCCAACAGGGCGTTGGCGTCCAGACCGGTATGGCGACTGAGCAGGCACACCCGTGCCAACACATCGAAGTCGACTAGGGTAAAGATAACTCCGTCTTTGGGGTTAAGCCGTAGCGCAACCGCCAGCACATCACGTACTCCCCAACGCAGAAAGCCCGCGAGCTTATTGGCGGCGCTGTCACGTATCAGGCGTTTGTCTCCAGGTGTCGCGCCAGCCCAAAGTGTGTTGATCAGACGGAAATAGTCGAGCAACGTATCTTCACTCTGCTCGCTAAGTCGTAGTGCCCTGGCGTATTGCGTCAGAAAGTACAGCGTTTGCAGGGATAACACGGTATCCGTCAGGCCAAACCACTCGGGATGTTGCACATACTGGGTGATCAAAGCAGGGCTCAGCGCCAAGTGATCACAGAGCACGGCCCGCCTAGACAGCGCGTCCAGTACCAACAACACCTCGTCGCCGATGGGCACAGTAGCTGTGGCACCGGAGCCAAAAGCCCCTAACACCTCCAGTAACAATTGATAGCGATTGCCTTCGCTCCAGAACAGCAGGGCCTTGACCAGGTCGGCGGAAGTGTTCAAGTAATCACCGAGGCCCTCCATCAGCAAGGCTTCCTGGGCGCCTCTGGCACGCATGATCATATTGGTGATTTTCGGGTGCAGCTCTTCGACAGGAAGGCCATATCCATCCAGTATGACTCTCACCTCATTGCCGAGCGCCTGTTCAAAACTCTCTTCATTTTCACCGCTCAAATATTTGACCAGCCCTTTGGTGGCCGGTGCCAAGGCCCCGTTATCAATGAAAAGACTCAACGCTTCGAACCAATTGATCGGTTCGCTGAGGTAAACCTGCCTGCCAGTGGCATCGGTATGCAGAGTTTCCGATGAGTCCGGCGCGCCGAGTTGAGCGAAGCTGCTGTCGGTAATCAGTGCCGAGGTCAGCCGCGAGTGCAGCTGCAGCAACAAATTGCGTTCCGCATCGGTAGCCACGGGCTGAGTCAAGGCTGGCAATACCAGATGACATAGTTGGGCCACGCTCCATTGGCAGTCATGTAACCATGCCGCGCAATCCACCAGTGCATGGATTACGCTCAGGGTATCGGTGTTGCTGGAGGCATGATACGAAACGATCCGGGGCACACCGGCGAGTTTCGATACCAATTGACTACCGCCACCATCTAACAGCTCCAGCAGCGCCAAAGCCTCAATAGTACTCAGGCCGATATAACGCGGTAGTTTGACCAGTCGATAAAACGCCGAGCAGACTTCCCGCGACCAGCGCAACGGTTCACCGGCCCAGGCCTGCTCGACGACCCGGGCAACAAAGCGGTATATCTCGTAAGTCAAACCGAGCGCGGCGCACAGATGGTCTATCTTCTGACGGTCAGTCTCATTCGTGGGCGTCACGGTGAAAGGCGTATCGTCGAGGATCAGCGGGATGGAGAACATCGCCTGGCTATTGAACACCCGGTCGAACTGCGATTGCGTCTTGCCCCGCGCATGCACGGACAGCCCGTAGAGCATTACCGAGAAGTCTTGCACCGGAACGTCGTGGCGGCTACGGACGATTTGAAACAAACCCAGCGCACGCAGTGTGTCCTGGCTGATCAGATGCGATGCGGGCGTATCGGCTTGCACTGTGCGCCGGACCACACTGGCTGCGCGCTGCTCGGCTTGGTGCGAGGCGGTCAGCACTTGGTCCAGCTCATCGAAAGGCAGATCCAGCCAGCGCGCCAGACGGATCATCCGGTTCATGCGGTCAAAGCGTTCGTCCGGGCAATTTATCAAACGATGGACCGGCACGCCGTTCTGCTCTGACGATTCGATACTGATTGCCGGGCTTTGCCCGGCATTAATATACACCGAACCGAATGCCGAACCGTCGATCTCGGTTTCCACACCTCGGACGTTGGCCGAGAGCGACGGCGCGTAGGTGCCCACCGACAACAATGAATCGAGCTGGTCAGTGGTCAACCCGGTCCGCAGGCAAAATGTCTGGGTATCGCCCAGTGCGTAACTGTCGACGATACCAAAGTTATCCTTGAAGAAGTCCGTCGTCGAAGATGACAGTGCGCTTTCGATCCTGCCACTTCGGGGATTGATACGACGTACCCTGAGCGCCACCTCGCCAGCTTCGGCCTCCATGACTGAATGCGGTGCTTCCACCAACATCCCCTGTTGCACCGGCCCCAGACCGGTGTCCTGGATCAGCGCAATGTCCGAGAGCAGCGAATGCACACCAGGTTCCTTGAAATAGGGATACGCTGGGTCCGCCGCACGAATCGGATCCCCCGGCAGGCGCTGCTTGCGGTTCAGTACGTAGTTGATCTGGTTCTGATAACGCTCGTACGGCAGCGCTAAGGGATAGCGCGTCTCCAGTAATACATCGTCGACGGACTTGTCGTTGAGGCTGATGCCATCGAGGTAGCTGCGAATCGAGGTGTGCAGAATATCGTTAACCAGCACCAAGGTCGGCTCGACGCGGTTGAGCGCGGTATCGTCCAGCATCAGGTTGGCCAGATCAGGACGCCGGGTAGCCAGCTTAAGGGCACGATCCTGATCAGCGACCTCTTCAACGGCTGCAGCTTCCCGGTACAAGTCAGCCAGATAGGCAATCGGTGACGTGGTGGCTTCGATGGCGTCGGGTGGGCAATGGTTGGCCCAATCGGGGTTAAACATGTCGGTGTAGGTCGGCGCATCGACCAGGCCTTTGATTCCGCTATCGCTACGCACTGCGCGCCGCACTGAGGCGGTCAGTCGCTGCTCACGAAACTGCCGGGCGACCATCGCGGTCATGGCAATCGCCTTGGCGTGCAGGCTACGCGCTTCTGAGATGTGCAGTAGAGGATCAGACTTCAGCAGTTGCGCGATGTTGCTTCTGGCAATACTGAACACCGACGGGAACTGCTCGCTGAGCGCCGCCTGAAGGGCCTCGGGTCGGTTGAGATTTTGCAGCAGTACGGTCAATGCCGAATCCGGTTTGACGGCTTTGTGCGTCTTGCTTGCCATGGCGATGTCTCATCCTGAGAAAGTTGCTCCTGATGCAAGCCAAGCACAAGCTGGCAAATCTGACGCGCACCAGAAGACCAATGGTCATTGGTCACCTAGAACCATCCGCAATAAAAAATATCGTCTTTTGATCTTTCAATTCAAACGTTTGAAAATATTAGATATTTTTAACTTCAACGCGAAAACAATAATCTGAAGACTGGACAACAAGGAAAAGCCCTACAACTCTTCACTGAGTTACCACAGGGAGTTTTCGACATGGACGTCAACCTCATTCCGCTCAAAAAGCCGTCAACCTCAGACATGGCCACCGCCGATGGCAAGGTGAGTTTTTTCACCCTCCTACAGCCATGATCATTCATGACCAGCAACAACCAACCGTTACCCCCCCTTCCCTGCCCAAGGGCGGCGGGGCGATTCAAAGCATCGGCAAGGGCTGGGGCGCGGTCGGCAGCAGCGGTGCGGCGTCGCTGGAAATCGCCCTGCCCGTCAGCCCCGGCCGGGGTTACGCGCCCGCGCTGTCGCTCAACTATCAAAGCACCATCGGCAATGGCTTGTTTGGTATCGGCTGGAACCTGAACCTGGGCTGCGTCGCGCGGCGCGCCAGCAAGGGCGTGCCAAGCTATACCGATGACGATGTGATCCTCGGCCCCAGCGGCGAAGTCTGGCTACCCGAGCGCGACGCAAATGGCAGCATTCAGTTTTCCAGTGTCAGCAGCTATAACGGCCACGATCTGGGCGCAACCTATCAAGTGGTTCGCTATTTCGCCAGGATCGAAGGCGCATTCGACCGAATCGAACACTGGCGTATCGACCCGGTTGATCCCGGCTTCTGGCTGATTCACGGCGCTGACGGCAGCCTGCACTTCTACGGCAAGAAACCTTCGTCACGCAGCACCGACCCGGCCGATTCCAACCATGTTGCCGAATGGCTGTTGGAAGAAAGCATGAATGCCCTCGGCGAGCACATCCTCTACGAATACAAAGCCGAGGATGAAGTGGGCCTGCCTGAAGATCATCCCCGAGACTTTATCGCCCAGTGCTACCTATGGCGGGTTCGTTATGGCAATGCCCTGGCGCATCCACTGCTGTACCTGTGGGACGAAGACTCACTGGAAAGCCTGCAATGGCACTTCGATCTGCTGTTCGACTATGGCGAGCGCAGCACCGGGCAAACGGCGAAACCGACCTATGCAGAGCAGAACGCGTGGCCGGTGCGCAGCGATCCTCATTCGAGTTTTGCCTACGGTTTTGAACTGGGCAATCTGCGCCTGTGTCGGCAGGTACTGATGTTTCATTATTTTCCGGACGAAACGGGGGACGCGCCGTTGCTGATCCGGCGTCTGCTGCTGGAGTATCGCGGGACCGCTCTCAAATACAACCTCCTCGCCGCGGCGCATGCCCAGGCCTGGGATGGTACAGCCATGCAAAAACTCGATCAGCGACCGGCGCTGAAATTCGACTACAGCGAATTCAATAGCGACAACGACATCTACACACCGCTGGAATCCTTGGTGGGGCTGAACGACGGTCAGCGTTACCAAATGGTCGATTTGTACGGCGATGGCTTGCCCGGTGTGTTGTATCAAAACGACCAGAGCTGGCTGTATCGGGAGCCGGTACGCGCTGAGTCAGGCGGCGCAGATGCCGTCGCATATGGCCCTTTGCAGGCGCTGCCGAGCATTCCGACAGCCGACTCCGGCACCCCGGTGCGCCAGGCGCTGACCGACTTGACTGGCGACGCTCGTCTGGACTGGATCGTCGCACAACCGGGCATGGCCGGATTTTTCACGCTAAA
This genomic window from Pseudomonas sp. G.S.17 contains:
- a CDS encoding Tc toxin subunit A → MASKTHKAVKPDSALTVLLQNLNRPEALQAALSEQFPSVFSIARSNIAQLLKSDPLLHISEARSLHAKAIAMTAMVARQFREQRLTASVRRAVRSDSGIKGLVDAPTYTDMFNPDWANHCPPDAIEATTSPIAYLADLYREAAAVEEVADQDRALKLATRRPDLANLMLDDTALNRVEPTLVLVNDILHTSIRSYLDGISLNDKSVDDVLLETRYPLALPYERYQNQINYVLNRKQRLPGDPIRAADPAYPYFKEPGVHSLLSDIALIQDTGLGPVQQGMLVEAPHSVMEAEAGEVALRVRRINPRSGRIESALSSSTTDFFKDNFGIVDSYALGDTQTFCLRTGLTTDQLDSLLSVGTYAPSLSANVRGVETEIDGSAFGSVYINAGQSPAISIESSEQNGVPVHRLINCPDERFDRMNRMIRLARWLDLPFDELDQVLTASHQAEQRAASVVRRTVQADTPASHLISQDTLRALGLFQIVRSRHDVPVQDFSVMLYGLSVHARGKTQSQFDRVFNSQAMFSIPLILDDTPFTVTPTNETDRQKIDHLCAALGLTYEIYRFVARVVEQAWAGEPLRWSREVCSAFYRLVKLPRYIGLSTIEALALLELLDGGGSQLVSKLAGVPRIVSYHASSNTDTLSVIHALVDCAAWLHDCQWSVAQLCHLVLPALTQPVATDAERNLLLQLHSRLTSALITDSSFAQLGAPDSSETLHTDATGRQVYLSEPINWFEALSLFIDNGALAPATKGLVKYLSGENEESFEQALGNEVRVILDGYGLPVEELHPKITNMIMRARGAQEALLMEGLGDYLNTSADLVKALLFWSEGNRYQLLLEVLGAFGSGATATVPIGDEVLLVLDALSRRAVLCDHLALSPALITQYVQHPEWFGLTDTVLSLQTLYFLTQYARALRLSEQSEDTLLDYFRLINTLWAGATPGDKRLIRDSAANKLAGFLRWGVRDVLAVALRLNPKDGVIFTLVDFDVLARVCLLSRHTGLDANALLALHELTPTTSTERYRQAAELALSCLTEVPPASAVGEVGQSHSSVITVTPDYLVAQREGDDATYTITLRDFMDEPLDGVTVTWTTDLGELDQRTTITDENGQTSNTLQSGNVMGIAHMVAYYGLGEKLMAPVVVIDCDEDSLHLIDGEYGPSTALANKLEPIYFSVTVVDDYGNRGVDRAIEWGATLGEFLRYQTYTDPQGMTRAELRSGPKGVSEVIAQYKNGRTWEYETVEFLSIPYFQYVRFVETVVVGIETVVSCRLVELNGTPVVGAVVTWEADHDGLIDQESVTNEGGEASARFFSNEEGRVTVTVYADVLIVAKSTENVTIYPEVTIVKGEASSEIYWIGSADPIELSVWLRAGEGIPVGVPVDWIIEDGSKTTTLSDRDGVARVNYRFDQGEYVVAATVSGTSHRFEFNVIAIARFTFKVVCAGYNYVPEVPEVLMPGSYTLTVSAVDTGGNDISGVPFSIHNNNTNVMKITPGGEHLSAVGATEFEMEVTLPWFTDHTIFLRSRYGVERALTFHIGRVFRGGGSSQEGLFLGRYSVSIGDVDSMVDVRNARPVARVVSRDLTCMGRFEEPVLWMAGTVVFDFSEPLGAGDIVSVELLRVNERIVLLPFEHGI